One window from the genome of Treponema sp. OMZ 838 encodes:
- a CDS encoding VirB3 family type IV secretion system protein — MEMISDYAIPVHRSLIQVDMLFGIGTKAAILLLIVTVVMIQITGAWFLIVSAALFFLMRLLAKNDPYLLDILFDSVLQQDIYYG; from the coding sequence ATGGAAATGATCAGTGATTATGCAATACCGGTTCATAGAAGCCTCATACAGGTTGATATGCTTTTTGGTATCGGAACAAAAGCGGCGATCCTTCTTTTAATTGTTACGGTGGTCATGATACAGATTACCGGCGCGTGGTTTTTAATCGTTTCAGCGGCACTTTTTTTTCTCATGCGATTACTCGCAAAGAATGATCCATATTTATTGGATATTCTTTTTGATTCGGTTTTGCAACAGGATATTTACTATGGATAA
- a CDS encoding DUF3363 domain-containing protein produces the protein MAIQLNLERLGAYEKDLFKIKRAHKKNDMKEAQKLFTALKRRLHSGGQIGVPKNGGRIVGSLRKRQQRCMVKFFYGTKMSAHQKYLEEYMPQKNKEAVLEKPELFGSDSEEYKAHMSDKHFKFIISPERSDINLKVLTETLVKKINTLYGLDVYYQAAAHYDTAHPHVHLLINGVDKNGRVIERFPKDFIKHTLRVMAQEVCTSLSGYRTVEEVRQSKSDLYKSNRFTALDKAIQASAWRRDERSKAIIFTHDSLSVKKRLEYLSALDLACHTGSGRYELKDGWDESLKNMGRYNRFLEVWNTYKGSGKQVSVYQGKEELTGIIKKVYTMNDEDTWNNGFVLETEKGIYYVPTLHNIAERFIGKTVRYRGGNTHGSGKQRGKITLYGRNT, from the coding sequence ATGGCAATACAGTTGAACCTTGAAAGGCTTGGTGCATACGAAAAAGATCTTTTTAAGATCAAGCGCGCGCATAAAAAGAATGACATGAAAGAAGCGCAAAAGCTTTTTACTGCACTAAAACGCCGACTGCACAGCGGTGGACAAATAGGGGTGCCAAAAAACGGCGGTAGAATAGTCGGCTCTTTACGAAAGCGTCAGCAGCGCTGCATGGTGAAATTTTTTTATGGGACAAAAATGAGTGCGCATCAAAAATATCTGGAAGAATATATGCCGCAAAAAAATAAAGAAGCGGTTCTTGAAAAACCTGAACTATTCGGAAGCGATAGCGAAGAATATAAGGCGCACATGAGTGATAAACATTTTAAGTTTATTATTTCTCCCGAGCGAAGCGATATAAACTTAAAAGTCTTAACTGAAACACTGGTGAAAAAAATCAATACGCTTTACGGGCTTGATGTTTATTATCAAGCGGCAGCACATTACGACACCGCGCATCCGCATGTGCACCTTCTTATCAATGGCGTCGATAAAAACGGGCGTGTTATTGAGCGATTTCCGAAAGATTTTATCAAACATACCCTTCGTGTGATGGCACAGGAAGTATGTACTTCACTTTCAGGGTATCGTACGGTCGAAGAAGTTCGGCAAAGTAAAAGCGACTTATATAAAAGTAATCGCTTTACCGCACTTGATAAAGCAATACAGGCAAGTGCATGGAGACGTGATGAGCGAAGTAAAGCAATTATTTTCACCCATGATTCACTGTCAGTAAAAAAGCGGCTTGAGTACTTATCAGCGCTTGATCTTGCCTGTCATACCGGAAGCGGCCGGTATGAGCTTAAAGACGGATGGGATGAATCGCTTAAAAATATGGGCAGGTATAACCGCTTCCTTGAAGTATGGAATACTTATAAAGGAAGCGGAAAACAGGTGAGTGTCTATCAAGGAAAAGAGGAGCTCACCGGAATTATAAAGAAGGTGTATACGATGAATGACGAAGATACATGGAATAACGGGTTTGTCCTTGAGACGGAAAAAGGGATTTATTATGTTCCGACACTGCACAATATCGCAGAGCGTTTTATTGGAAAGACAGTGAGGTATCGCGGCGGAAATACCCACGGGAGTGGAAAGCAGCGAGGAAAGATCACGCTTTATGGCAGAAATACGTAG
- a CDS encoding DNA topoisomerase, with the protein MTFILTEKPSVAKAFAHALAVPFTGSYYENNRYLITNCLGHLFQAFDPEDYEVHYKKWNLSDLPIIPHTIRFKKIEASKKQANLVVSLLQTHQSDTIIIATDAGREGELIARIVLSEAGITDTKNIFRFWTSSALTPPVITEALKKVKPLSDYNDIARQGYARQKADWLVGINISRLLSIHAKTLLSVGRVQTAVLAEIFRREKEIADFIPTPYYEYVAEIASSEAIFTAKAYTKNEDASITTAFQNDCFTPDRFSKKPVVVQEIKQEQKKEVPPLLFNLSALQRAAFASLSLSPDQTLAIAQTLYEKYQCLSYPRTPSRVMGSADVPLIKDVFERMSAVYPEYTDAVDTALLEACNARLFNDAQLEDHHALIPLQAIPDTASKSEKAVFSLVVKQFFASFSHLFVYEMQTLFLMIDGVPFIARGRKTLEIGWKSLFLKEGESSDETDAPDKGEENTFDDIDTTHLLCKEVRTEKKKTQSKKPYRYDSLLQFMEKPKENGKYSASLGTEATRAAIIQTLLDRAYIHEEKKNLHLLEKGIFLIQQLEKFPLLSPLISARETAEWEYALKTDSKTFLEKIEAFVSNVCKKQLSIAVFEKQKIGICPLCGGAVVEMEKAFSCNQYPVTGCRFTIWKKTYGTLLSASDAALLLNGKSVRKKNCKSKAGKVFSCILSLVNGTITLSFDTSKERKIRR; encoded by the coding sequence ATGACTTTTATTTTAACTGAAAAACCTTCCGTCGCTAAAGCATTTGCCCACGCCCTCGCTGTTCCCTTTACCGGCTCATACTATGAAAACAACCGCTATCTTATTACCAATTGTCTCGGACACCTTTTTCAAGCATTCGATCCTGAAGATTATGAAGTACACTATAAAAAATGGAACCTTTCGGATTTGCCGATTATCCCTCACACAATACGTTTTAAAAAAATTGAAGCGTCAAAAAAACAAGCTAACCTTGTCGTGTCATTATTACAAACACACCAAAGTGACACTATCATTATCGCGACCGACGCAGGTCGTGAAGGGGAGCTTATTGCTCGCATCGTTTTAAGCGAAGCGGGTATCACTGATACGAAAAATATTTTTAGATTTTGGACATCTTCTGCGCTTACACCGCCTGTTATTACAGAAGCCTTAAAAAAGGTAAAACCGTTAAGCGACTATAATGATATCGCTCGTCAAGGCTATGCTCGCCAAAAAGCCGATTGGCTTGTCGGAATCAATATCTCCCGTCTGTTATCCATCCATGCAAAAACACTCCTTTCGGTCGGAAGAGTGCAGACAGCCGTACTCGCCGAAATATTCAGGCGGGAAAAAGAAATCGCCGACTTTATCCCAACTCCTTATTATGAGTATGTCGCGGAAATAGCCTCAAGTGAGGCTATTTTCACGGCAAAGGCCTATACAAAAAATGAAGACGCCTCGATTACCACTGCTTTCCAAAACGACTGTTTTACTCCTGACCGGTTTTCAAAAAAACCGGTAGTCGTACAAGAAATAAAACAAGAACAAAAAAAAGAAGTCCCTCCGCTCCTTTTTAATTTAAGTGCCCTGCAACGTGCTGCCTTTGCTTCTCTTTCCCTTTCTCCCGATCAAACCCTTGCCATTGCACAAACACTCTATGAAAAGTATCAATGTCTCTCTTATCCTCGTACTCCAAGCCGTGTGATGGGAAGTGCTGACGTTCCGCTTATTAAAGATGTCTTTGAACGTATGAGCGCTGTATATCCTGAATATACGGACGCTGTTGATACTGCGTTACTGGAGGCTTGTAATGCTCGTCTCTTTAATGATGCGCAACTTGAAGATCACCATGCACTAATCCCCCTGCAAGCAATTCCCGATACTGCTTCAAAAAGTGAAAAGGCGGTATTCTCTCTTGTCGTAAAACAATTCTTTGCTTCTTTTTCTCATCTCTTTGTTTATGAAATGCAAACACTCTTTCTTATGATAGATGGTGTACCTTTTATTGCACGGGGACGGAAGACGCTTGAAATCGGATGGAAATCGCTTTTTTTAAAGGAAGGTGAATCATCCGATGAAACCGATGCACCGGATAAGGGTGAAGAAAATACTTTTGATGATATTGATACAACTCATCTTCTTTGCAAGGAAGTACGGACAGAAAAAAAGAAAACACAGAGTAAAAAGCCCTATCGCTATGATTCGCTTTTGCAATTTATGGAAAAGCCGAAAGAGAACGGAAAGTACAGTGCCTCCCTTGGCACCGAAGCAACCCGCGCTGCAATTATTCAAACGCTCTTGGATCGCGCCTACATACATGAGGAAAAAAAGAATCTTCATCTTTTGGAAAAAGGGATTTTCTTAATTCAGCAGCTTGAAAAATTTCCGCTTCTTTCTCCGCTTATTTCAGCACGGGAAACAGCCGAATGGGAGTATGCCTTAAAAACCGATTCAAAAACGTTCTTAGAAAAAATAGAAGCGTTTGTCTCGAATGTCTGCAAAAAGCAGCTTTCCATAGCCGTATTTGAAAAACAAAAAATTGGTATCTGTCCGCTCTGCGGCGGCGCAGTCGTTGAAATGGAAAAAGCATTCTCTTGTAATCAGTATCCCGTTACCGGCTGCCGTTTCACCATATGGAAAAAAACATACGGCACGCTTTTATCCGCTTCTGATGCAGCTTTACTTTTAAATGGAAAATCCGTACGTAAAAAGAACTGCAAAAGCAAAGCCGGAAAAGTTTTCTCTTGCATTCTTTCCCTTGTTAATGGTACAATAACCTTATCGTTCGACACATCAAAAGAACGAAAGATACGACGGTAA
- a CDS encoding type IV secretion system protein, whose amino-acid sequence MNYNWIDVPFLDAMEYFSSIFYYFLTVAKRLGYIVALVGIGWTAIQLMFASVSTEKALKGLFFKFALFFFILAIYHPGVTLLAKTVTKWGVRAGDGDNVIQTNLETLLKKAEHDLQIAESLEAGGNNTAASSVTAIPQMKSLKNTHINGSPLVGSDVIDSQGREQYVNAVNKYRTTEENREWAEKTIEAVSAVLKPTYYKDKNGNLIKGYYLDVMMKRKGSVASSFVSPNAILRIALLTANILNSRQMDYLTVKMEEGKKDAGWLSMNNIGIVHLTMGDIGNTLLTWLCCLCLIVGSIFAIIQYVMCILEYSIIASIGIVFVPFVLFDGTKSFAQKIIPALTGFAIKLLVMTLCIFFVFYQYLYLAGTQMGETSPLDWTVFAYIAFMIIISWVLTQNAPQIAMTLLTGNPQLSMGEFMQAVGTGAALGGAAVTAAAVTGKGAQIMKQGGAALIGGTTNAVVSGAGMLTEAKAAKQAAVQDLRAKGYSADEAAAVGNRAYRASVGNHIKTGFKSMAHRLSHAEGSAGGNGGGVTGGGSRFVNRYSGKDGSTMDTVKQPDANHSSFKYAKNPETGASLTAAEFLAERQNAGTAQGSAMSAAYAPKNTPPPPPQQNTKSTITLPQAREQRGLPEPSREALPEPKPRLPAP is encoded by the coding sequence ATGAATTATAATTGGATTGATGTTCCATTTCTCGATGCGATGGAATATTTTTCGAGCATCTTTTATTACTTTCTCACTGTTGCAAAACGGCTCGGCTACATCGTTGCTCTCGTCGGGATCGGCTGGACGGCAATACAGCTGATGTTTGCATCCGTTTCGACGGAAAAAGCCTTGAAAGGACTCTTTTTTAAGTTTGCCCTGTTCTTCTTTATTCTTGCAATCTATCATCCGGGGGTTACCCTCCTTGCCAAGACCGTAACGAAATGGGGAGTGAGAGCTGGAGACGGGGATAATGTTATTCAAACAAACCTCGAAACGTTATTAAAGAAAGCCGAACATGATTTACAGATTGCAGAATCTCTTGAAGCAGGCGGAAATAATACAGCTGCCTCAAGCGTCACGGCAATACCGCAAATGAAAAGCCTTAAAAACACTCACATAAACGGATCGCCGCTTGTAGGATCAGATGTCATTGATTCTCAAGGGAGAGAACAATACGTCAATGCAGTTAATAAATATCGTACTACGGAGGAAAACCGCGAATGGGCAGAAAAAACGATTGAAGCAGTGAGCGCCGTATTAAAACCTACCTATTATAAAGATAAAAACGGAAACCTCATCAAAGGATATTATCTTGATGTTATGATGAAAAGGAAAGGCAGCGTTGCAAGTTCCTTTGTTTCCCCGAATGCGATTTTACGAATCGCACTTTTAACGGCAAATATTTTAAATAGCCGTCAGATGGATTACCTCACCGTTAAAATGGAAGAAGGAAAAAAAGATGCCGGTTGGCTTTCGATGAATAATATCGGCATAGTTCATTTAACGATGGGCGACATCGGAAACACGCTTCTTACGTGGTTGTGCTGTCTTTGTCTTATCGTCGGCTCTATTTTTGCTATTATTCAATACGTTATGTGCATTTTGGAATACTCCATTATTGCAAGTATCGGCATTGTATTCGTGCCGTTTGTACTGTTTGACGGAACAAAAAGTTTTGCTCAAAAAATTATTCCCGCCCTCACCGGCTTTGCCATTAAGCTTTTAGTGATGACGTTGTGTATTTTCTTTGTCTTTTACCAGTACCTCTACCTTGCAGGAACACAAATGGGAGAGACAAGCCCGCTTGATTGGACGGTTTTTGCCTACATCGCGTTTATGATCATTATCAGCTGGGTGTTAACGCAAAATGCGCCGCAGATTGCAATGACACTTCTAACGGGAAACCCGCAGCTTTCGATGGGAGAGTTTATGCAGGCCGTTGGAACAGGCGCGGCGCTCGGAGGAGCTGCCGTTACCGCTGCTGCCGTTACCGGTAAGGGAGCGCAGATTATGAAACAAGGAGGCGCAGCGCTTATCGGCGGGACGACGAATGCAGTCGTTTCAGGAGCAGGAATGCTGACAGAAGCGAAAGCGGCAAAACAAGCGGCCGTACAAGATTTACGCGCTAAAGGATATAGCGCCGATGAAGCAGCAGCCGTTGGTAATAGAGCCTACAGAGCATCAGTTGGAAACCATATTAAAACCGGCTTTAAGAGTATGGCTCACCGGCTCTCTCATGCCGAAGGTTCTGCAGGCGGTAATGGCGGAGGAGTTACAGGAGGCGGCTCCCGCTTTGTAAACCGCTATAGCGGTAAAGACGGAAGTACCATGGATACCGTCAAGCAGCCTGACGCTAATCATAGCTCGTTTAAATATGCAAAAAATCCTGAGACAGGGGCTTCGCTTACCGCAGCCGAATTTTTAGCGGAACGGCAAAATGCCGGTACGGCTCAAGGATCTGCAATGAGTGCAGCGTATGCACCGAAAAACACACCGCCGCCTCCACCGCAACAAAATACCAAAAGCACCATCACGTTACCGCAAGCCCGTGAACAAAGAGGGCTTCCTGAACCTTCACGTGAAGCGTTACCTGAACCGAAGCCGCGCCTTCCGGCTCCGTAA
- a CDS encoding ATPase, T2SS/T4P/T4SS family, with the protein MSDDDIRLKRQYDNLMRDLQPLECYLADSEVTDIATLSDGEIVIEKFCKGKEFTGIYLTEGQTQQITRSLATVLHKEIENSRIPTLEGVIPHYNARIQAVFPPWTKRTQVYIRRPAQKIFTLEQYVDQAFMTDEQYDVVTKAIKARKNIMVGGATGSGKSTFLNAVLHKMVEYTPDDRFLIIEDVPELQCTAHDAYFLLTSSKEASEAIASAMRMKPRRIIFGELRYGSVANELLKAWQTGHPGNATTIHAESAPLMLARIQGLLREVIIGSLPPVSDAIHVCVHLTATETGPKVTEILDTSISGLDEYIKEMQRISS; encoded by the coding sequence ATGAGCGATGATGATATTCGATTAAAACGACAATATGATAACCTTATGCGGGATTTACAGCCGCTTGAGTGTTATCTTGCTGACAGTGAAGTCACCGATATTGCAACCCTTTCCGATGGGGAAATTGTCATAGAAAAATTTTGTAAAGGAAAAGAATTTACCGGAATATATCTTACGGAAGGACAGACACAGCAGATTACGCGAAGTCTTGCGACGGTTCTCCATAAAGAGATTGAAAACTCGCGTATTCCAACGCTTGAAGGTGTTATTCCTCATTACAATGCACGTATCCAAGCGGTCTTTCCTCCGTGGACAAAGCGGACACAAGTATATATCCGCCGTCCTGCGCAAAAAATATTTACGCTTGAGCAGTATGTTGATCAAGCATTTATGACGGATGAACAGTATGACGTAGTGACAAAAGCAATTAAAGCGAGAAAAAACATTATGGTCGGAGGAGCGACCGGAAGCGGAAAAAGCACATTTTTAAATGCCGTGTTACACAAGATGGTGGAATACACGCCCGATGACCGGTTTCTCATTATTGAAGATGTCCCTGAATTACAGTGTACGGCACATGATGCGTATTTTCTTTTGACAAGTTCAAAGGAAGCTTCCGAAGCAATCGCCTCGGCAATGCGTATGAAGCCGCGCCGTATTATTTTTGGGGAATTACGTTACGGCAGTGTCGCTAATGAGCTCTTGAAGGCATGGCAGACCGGGCATCCGGGAAATGCTACGACTATTCATGCAGAAAGCGCACCGCTCATGCTTGCGCGTATTCAAGGGCTTTTACGGGAAGTCATTATTGGCTCATTACCTCCTGTATCGGATGCAATACACGTATGTGTGCATTTGACTGCAACGGAAACGGGACCAAAGGTCACCGAAATACTCGATACGTCGATAAGCGGACTTGATGAATACATCAAGGAAATGCAGCGCATTTCTTCATGA
- a CDS encoding ribbon-helix-helix domain-containing protein, with protein sequence MKKTNKPSVPAFSGRKGRFIATRVDQKLYELLQLKSKEQRQSLSDIVRDALALYVTQEVNDKNLFYDAISQVKSLLYFLEKKVDFHRELWFYSLIPQFANYVDYFDKTAEEKNRLDLSLSNDVMTF encoded by the coding sequence ATGAAAAAGACAAATAAACCATCAGTGCCAGCTTTTTCAGGAAGAAAAGGGCGGTTTATTGCTACACGCGTTGATCAAAAATTGTATGAACTGCTGCAGCTAAAAAGTAAAGAACAGCGTCAGTCGCTTTCCGATATTGTTCGTGATGCACTTGCACTCTATGTTACGCAAGAAGTGAATGATAAAAATTTATTCTATGATGCAATTTCTCAAGTGAAAAGTCTCCTTTATTTTCTTGAAAAAAAGGTCGATTTTCACCGGGAGCTATGGTTTTATTCTCTTATTCCACAGTTTGCCAATTACGTCGATTATTTCGATAAAACGGCAGAAGAAAAAAACAGATTGGATCTATCGCTGTCAAACGACGTAATGACCTTTTAA
- the mobV gene encoding MobV family relaxase, producing the protein MKEKVGVLVFWFDLRRNQMAQFCIMRTKKLKTDQNVGASVSHALRTRETLNADEQKTPDNWCCWKGTKEECRDRAMAEYRKQLPERVRKNGVRAVELMMTASPEVFTRIKANEYLNACDEWAKKVFGASNIFLITHHYNKTTPHTSILLVPIDPKGKLNCRHFLGGKEKMSGLQDSFAETVGKSFGLDRGVKGSKARHQTIKQFYGKVQALDKAITPPKKKLLESQTEYEEWGKELGEKMRNKRSI; encoded by the coding sequence ATGAAAGAGAAAGTTGGAGTTCTAGTATTCTGGTTTGATTTAAGGAGGAATCAGATGGCACAGTTTTGCATTATGAGAACAAAGAAGCTCAAGACTGACCAGAATGTTGGGGCGAGTGTCTCTCATGCTTTGAGAACTCGCGAGACCTTAAATGCTGATGAACAAAAAACACCGGATAACTGGTGTTGCTGGAAAGGTACGAAGGAAGAATGCAGAGACAGAGCGATGGCAGAATATCGCAAGCAGCTTCCGGAAAGGGTGAGGAAGAATGGGGTGCGAGCAGTTGAGCTGATGATGACGGCAAGTCCTGAAGTTTTCACAAGAATAAAGGCGAATGAATATCTTAACGCTTGTGACGAATGGGCTAAAAAAGTATTTGGTGCATCAAACATTTTTCTCATCACGCATCATTATAACAAGACCACTCCTCATACATCGATACTCCTCGTGCCAATCGATCCAAAGGGAAAGCTCAACTGTCGGCATTTTCTTGGCGGAAAGGAGAAGATGAGCGGGTTACAAGATAGCTTTGCGGAAACCGTCGGGAAGTCGTTCGGTCTTGATAGAGGTGTGAAAGGCTCGAAAGCAAGACATCAGACGATAAAGCAGTTTTACGGTAAGGTGCAGGCTTTGGACAAGGCAATAACTCCGCCAAAGAAAAAACTACTCGAAAGTCAGACAGAGTATGAGGAGTGGGGCAAGGAGCTGGGAGAGAAGATGAGGAATAAGAGGAGTATTTGA
- a CDS encoding HU family DNA-binding protein: MDKEEGEDLREYDFALALSEERRISVQEALYSCQYLRDFFREKILEGKSVYIHGIGRFQVKKRKFRHCRDFQSGQDIGEKEVSILQFTSAHSLRTQLRKK; the protein is encoded by the coding sequence ATGGATAAAGAAGAAGGCGAAGATCTGCGTGAATACGATTTCGCACTCGCTTTAAGCGAAGAGCGCAGGATAAGCGTACAGGAAGCGCTCTATAGCTGCCAATACTTACGGGATTTTTTCCGTGAAAAAATCCTTGAAGGAAAGTCTGTGTATATCCACGGCATTGGCCGATTCCAGGTGAAAAAAAGGAAATTTCGGCATTGTAGAGATTTTCAGTCAGGGCAAGACATAGGGGAAAAAGAAGTTTCGATTCTTCAGTTTACAAGTGCCCATTCATTACGAACACAGTTAAGAAAAAAATAA